The window ACAACAGGAGCAGGTTCATTGAACTGACACTCGAGAGTTTTGTGCACCAGGATTTTAATGTTGGGAATTTTGAGATAATTGTCTCGGACAATAACTCAACCGACAATACAAAAGAAGTTGTAACAAGGTTCATTGAAAATAATAAGACCCATTCGATACGGTACTTTTCAGAGAAAAGGCAGGGAGTTCATTTTGCGAGAAATTCAGCAGCCAAAATCGCAACCGGTGATTTCCTGTATTTCACTGATGATGATATGATCGCGGACCCTGCCTTACTAACAGAATTGCTGGGTGTATTTAAGCTTGATAAAAAAATCGCCAGTGCTACAGGTCTCGTGCTTCCGAAATGGGAATCTGAACCCCCTTCCTGGATTCCGGATCTTTGCAACAACGCTTTGCTTAGTCTCAATAATCCAGATTACGATCTGATCGTTTCTGAAAAAGACTGCAACGTTTTCAGCTGTCACCAGATGATCCGCCGCGAAGTCTTTTTCCAGACAGGAGGGTTTAATCCTGAAAATACAAAAGGTGTCTGGATTGGAGATGGAGAAACAGGTCTGAATATCAAGATCCGGGAGAAAGGTTATAAATTTGCTTTCACCAGGAAATCGGTGATCCGACATATCATTCCGGCTTCCCGCATGACTCAATCCTATCTGAACAAACGGCTTACAAACCAGGGAAACTGCGATACATACACCTATTATCGTGCTGTTCAGCCCTCTGCTATACAAATGGGAAGACGGATGTTTGCTTCATTACTGAAAATAGCATATGCATTCTTGAAATGTTCGATCAATTTCATCCTTCAGAAAAACTCCTGGCGGTTGAATATGGCCGGATGCTATTATCATGTGGCAGGAATTAAATATCTTGCAAAGTTGATTTCTGACTCCAACTGGCGTGCTTTGGTATTGAAAAACAACTGGATCAATGAATGAACACTTAAATATTAATTCCAATGGTTGAACGTATTCTGGAGAAGGAAACTTTAATTGCAGTCATCATTCGGACAGATTATAACAATCCGGGTATTGCATTCTTCACACCCGATAATTTTTCCCAGCAACTGGGATATATGAATCGACCCAAAGGGTATATTATTGAACCGCATCGACATAATCTTGTTGCACGTGAAGTAGTGCAAACACAGGAAGTGTTATTTGTGAAATCCGGTAAAGTTCGTGTTGATTTTTACAGCGATACCCAACAATACCTCGAAAGCCGTATCCTTGTGAAAGGTGACGTGATTCTCCTTGCTGGAGGTGGACATGGTTTTGAAATGCTGGAATCAAGTGAAATGATAGAAGTAAAACAGGGGCCTTATATCGGTGAAAAGGATAAAGTACGGTTCGAACCCACTACAATTTCAAATGTGGTTATAAAATAATTCAGAATGATCCCTGTAAATACTCCATTGCTCAATGGCAATGAAGAGAAATATCTCGTAGAATGTGTTCGTACCGGCTGGATTTCATCTGAGGGACCATTCATTAAAACCTTTGAGGACAAATTTGCAGCATATGTTCAGCGTACCCATGGCATTGCCGTGGCGAACGGATCAGCAGCTCTTGATATTGCCGTCCAGGCCCTGAGTCTTGAAGCGGGATCGGAAGTTATTCTTCCTGCCTTCACAATAATATCGCCCGCTCAATCAGTAGTCCGGGCCGGATTAAAACCTGTCCTTGTTGATTCAGATCCTCAAACCTGGAATATGGACGTAAGCCGGATAGAGGAGAAAATAACAGCTAAAACAAAAGCTATAATCGTTGTTCATATATACGGACTTCCCGTTGATATGGATCCCGTGCTTGAGCTTTGCAAGAAATACAATCTAAAATTGATAGAAGACGCCGCTGAAATGCATGGACAAACTTACAGAGGAAAATCCTGTGGATCGTTTGGAACCATCAGCATTTTCAGTTTCTATCCGAATAAACACATTACGACCGGAGAAGGAGGAATGCTGGTTTGTGATGACTCTGAATTGTCGGAACGCTGTCGCAAACTTCGCAATCTTGCTTTTGAACCGAAAGGAAGACGATTTGTGCATCATGAATTGGGCTGGAATTACAGAATGACAAATATGCAGGCTGCACTCGGTCTTGCACAATTGGAAAAAATTGAAGAACACATCGGAAAAAAAAGACATGTCGGGTTTGCTTACCAACGTGGATTTCATAATCTGAAAGGATTTCAATTACCGCTTGATAAAACAGATTATGCTGAAAATATTTTTTGGGTGTATGGACTCGTCGCAGATACCCGTGAAAAATGTGAACAGACTGTCGCCGAACTCACCTCAGCAGGAATCGGCACCCGGCCTTTTTTCTGGTGTATGCACGAACAACCTGTATTCCTGAACATGGGACTTTTTCTAAATGAAAAATATCCTGTTGCGGAAAGACTCGCAAGGAATGGTTTTTATCTACCTAGTGGATTGGGTCTGTCCGAAAAAGATGTGCAGACAGTGATCCAAACAATGCATGAAATTAACCACTAACGAATAAATCGAATCCAACATCATGCCTGAATGAAAATTGCAGTCTGGATATTGTCTGATTACAAACAACAGATCGGTGGTGGATTTGCTTTATATGATAAATTCATTCAACTCATTGATTCCTGGAATTTTTCTAATGGACTGGATGTCTGTTTTGTTGGATACAATTCACCTTCGTATTATTCTTTCCGTAAAAAATATATTCAATTACAATTTTCCGGATTGGGTTTTTTAGACAAATCGCTGGCCCGAATCTCCCACAAGGTTAGTTTTCTGAATCAACATCAGCAATCGATACTTCGGTCCAATGCTGTGGACATGGTTTATTATCCCATTCAAGGCTTTCGTAAAATACCAAATTTCCCATTTGTTGTTTCCAACTGGGATATTGGCCATAAAGCTTCTTATGCTTTTCCGGAATTGGGCATGAATTATTCCTTCGATTACCGTGATAAATGGTATACCAAAGGAATCTTTAAAGCCCTTGCTGTTTTTGCAGAGTCACAAACAGGTAAGGAAGAGCTGATGTATTTCACACGACTGAATCCCGATCGTATTAAAATTGTTCCCTTGTTTCCGGGAGGTGTAGTGGATGTAAAGGCAGAGGAGGAAGTGCAATTGGCAAAATTGAAAGAACTCAGACTAAATTCTCAACGTTATTTCTTTTACCCTGCCCAATTTTGGGCGCATAAAAATCACTACAATTTACTTCAGGCTTTTGCCATTTTTGCAAAAGAAAATAAGGATATTCAACTTGTACTTACCGGATCTGACAAAGGCAACAAAACTTATATCAAAGAAGTTGTAAAAACAATTGGACTGAATGAACGTGTTGTATTTCCCGGATTTATCGATAACGAAGCCATGCTTGCTGTTTACCGACACGCCAGCGGACTGGTGATGCCTTCGTTTCTCGGACCTACCAATATGCCTCAACTGGAAGCCCGGATGTTGGGCTGTCCTGTTCTTTGTTCAGATCTTCCGGGACACAAGGAAATGTTGGGTGAAGGTGCATTGTATTTTGATCCGGCTGATCCAATGGAGATTAGTAGAATGTTAAAGAAGGTTCTTGAACCATCGGAACGTGCTTCCTTACTTTCAAAAGCTGCAATCTCGCTTTCAACAACATCTTTTACGGCCGAAAATGCACTCCGTCAACTGGATCACCATTTCCAAAGTCTGATTCCTATTCGTATGAGTTGGGGAAATAGCGACAAGATATTTTAATCAGGGCGCGAATAAATTATGGACTTCTCAATCATAGTTCCTTCTTTCAATCAGGAAAAATTCATCGGAAGTACGCTGGAGAATGTTTCCCAATTAAAAAACTTGCAGCGAAAAAAAATATTTCCATTGAAATTTTATTGATTGACTGTGAGTCCAACACTGCTGTTCAGGAGCAAATTTCAAAATACCGGACGGATCTCGATTATGTTGATATCCGCAAAGATAAAGGTCAGTACGATGCAATCAACAAAGGACTGGAAGTATGTAAAGGAACATATTGGACTTGGCTAAATACGGATGATCATATTGATCCTGATGGTTTTTTTAAGCTGGCTGAGAGGCTGAAATCCGATTCGACAATTGATTACATCTATGGCGGAATCCACTACATGGACACGAATGATAAGGTTCTGTCACTCGTCAAAGCAAAACAACTCACGTTAAAGGAACTCGTGAACAGAGTACCCGGAATTTACCAACCCGGTTCTTTTTTTAAAAAATCATTTACAGATAAAATAGGATTTCTAAAACCCTACAGATGTTGTTTTGATTACGAATACATTTTGCGCTGCCTTTCCTTCAATGGAAAATTTGTATGCTGCGAATTTCCTGTATCCCGCTTTCGATATTACAGTGATTCAAAAACAGGTTCTCTCATTCCCGTTTTTATCAGGGAACAACTTGAAATTAGTTCGGATTACGGACGTTCTTTTTTCAGTTTCCTGACTTGGTTTTCATACTTGCGTTTACTGAAGCACAAATTATTCCAACGTTGAGTATTCCCGGTCTGCAATGTGTCGGTAATTCTTCTCAGGTTTAATCGGGCAAAAATTTTAATTTCAGAAGAAATTGAAAATAATACCTCAATGCATAATGCTTCTTGGGTTTGACTATTATGCAAAACATGTTAATAAATTTGAAAAACCGCTACTGCAATCAACCGGCAAATTATCTTCATGAAAGATTCTTTTTGGCGGGTAATATTATTATATGCTCAAAGTCAGGAAAACCACCTTTTATTTCATATCCGAATTCAATCTTTCCCAATAAATAACTACTATTTTGATTCTGTATGTAATATCCTGACTTCACCCTCTAATAATATACCTGATTTCATCCGTCCTGATATGTACCATTGCGCCACGTTTAGCATACTTTTTCAATTTGGATCATCATTCTCTGCAAAACGCAAAGCATATTTCTTTTCTTTGCAGAAATTCTGGTCTTTCCTGATTCTGAAGGAAGCCAAAATTCGCTGACGAATTTCTCTATGAAACGAATCCTGCTTTTATCCGATATAAATTCCGCCCACACCCAGAAGTGGGCCGGTGCTGTCGCGAATGCCGGATTTGAAACAGGAATATTTTCTTTGTCGGCACCGGTTTCCGACTGGTACACGCAACTTGGTATCCAATTGCTTGCATCGGATGGATTTGGGAAGAAGCATTTTTATTCTCCTGATATCCTCAAGGCAATATATTTTTTTCCGCAGGGAAAGTGCGAAAGGTAATTCAGGATTTCAAACCGGATCTGGTCCATGCGCATTACCTGAGCAGCTACGGAACTCTTGGAAGAATTTCAGGATTTCATCCCTTGATTGTATCAGCTTGGGGAAGTGACCTTCTTGATTTTCCACAACGATCATTTTTACACAGAAACCTGATTCGGAGAAATCTGAAAGCAGCTGATGTGAGAATAGCTTCCAGTGCAATTCTCTCTCATGAAATTGAACACTCCTTTCATCTTAATTGTATGAAAATTCCATTTGGGATTGATACCAGTGTGTTTCATCCTATTCCTGATGAGAGAAAGCGATTTAGTGAAGAGATCGTCATTGGAACCATCAAATCACTTGAACCGATCTATGCTCCGGAAATTCTTATCAGGGCTTTTGCAGCTGCAGTGAAGGAATTCCCGGATAAAAAATTGAGATTGCTTTTGGTCGGAGAAGGTTCATTAGAGCCAAAATTGAGACAATTGGTAAATGAACTTGGTATCTCGAAACAAACTACCTTTGAAGGTAAAGTAAATTACAGCGAAGTGCAGCGACATCATAATCAGATGGATATTTTTGCTAATCTTTCACTCAGGGAGAGTTTTGGTGTTTCCGTTCTCGAAGCTTCCGCCTGTGGAAAGCCTGTGATTGTAAGCAATGCGGAAGGTTTGAAGGAGGTTTTTATTCCAGGAAAAACCGGAATCTCGGTTGGAATTGAAAATGTGGAAGAAACAGCAGCTGCAATTTCAACACTCATTCGTGATGCAAAACTGCGTGAGCAAATGGGAGAAGAGGGCAGAAAAATGGTGATGGAAAAATTTTCATGGGAAGAAAGTTGTAAGCAATTGGTTTCGGTATATAATTCATTTGGCAATTCATGAGACAAAAAAGATCATTACCATCGTTGGCGCGCGTCCGCAGTTTGTAAAAGCTGCTGTGCTGAGTCGTGAATTGGCAAAGCACAGTGGAGTGGAAGAGAAAATTTTACATACCGGTCAGCATTATGACCCGAATATGTCGGATGTTTTTTTCGAAGAAATGAGTATTCCAAAACCCGCATTCCAGCTATCGGTAACTGAAACAACCCATGGAGCCATGACTGCAGAAATGCTGAAAGGTATCGAAGCCGTTTTGCTGAAAGAGAAGCCGAACCTGGTGATCGTTTACGGAGATACGAACTCTACACTAGCCGGTGCTTTGGCAGCAAAAAAGATCCAGATTCCTATCGCCCATGTGGAAGCAGGTTTGCGAAGTTTCAATATGGAAATGCCGGAAGAAATCAACCGTATCCTTACCGATCGGATCTCTGATTATCTTTTTGTCCTACCAACACAGCGATGAAAAACCTCGAAATGGAAGGATTCGGATATTTCCCATCGAAGCGCATCAAATCCGGAGATGTGATGAAAGATGCGGTCGATTATTACTCTCTGCTTGCAGCTGACAAATCTTCCATCATGCGTGGATTGAAGCTGGATAGCTTTGTGCTCTGTACTCTGCATCGTGAACAAAATACCAATGATAAAAGCCGACTCGAAAGCATCATTTCCGCGCTCAATACTTTGAACAAGGATATTCCGGTTGTTATGCCATTGCATCCACGAACAAGAAAATTTCTGGATGAACATGGTATTCATCCCCAGGTCAGACTGATTGATCCGGTCAGTTATTTTGACATGCTCGAACTCTTACGTCATTGTCGTATGGTGTTTACAGACAGTGGCGGTTTACAGAAGGAAGCTTTCTTTTTTCAAAAGTTCTGTGTGACCTTACGTGAAGAAACTGAATGGACAGAATTGGTAGACCATGGATTCAATGTACTGGTCGGTTCCGACAAATCCGCAATCTTATCCGCATATTCTGATCTGATCAATGGAAAAAAGAATTTCAATATTGATTTGTACGGGGATGGACATGCTGCTGCCCGAATTGTTCAGACTTTGCTTTAATTTTTTTGAATAAACAAACGGGTACAGGACTATCTATGAATGCCGCTGGAATGAATCAGGAACAGAATAAAACCAATGGAAATGAATTTCCCCTGGTTTCATTGGTCATTCCTGCTTTCAATGAAGAAAAGTACATCGGCTCTTTGCTGGATCAAATGCTGCATCAGGATTATCCTCAGGATAAAATTGAAATATTTGTTGCTGATGGAGGAAGTACTGATAAGACGAGGGAAATAGTATCATCTTATGCCCTAAAAAATCCGGGGATAAAATTATTATTGAACAAAAAGCAATACGTTCCTTTCGCGTTGAACATGGGAATCCGTGAATCAAAAGGGGAGTACATTATCATTTTAGGAGCTCATTCTTCTTATCCGCTGAATTATATTTCTTCCCTGATCAAAGCTTCATTGTCATTGAAGGCGGATAATGTTGGCGGACTATGTATCGGCAATCCTCCTGATTCTTCACTGAAAGCCCTGGCAATTGCTCAGGCCATGAGTTCAGCATTCGGAGTAGGCGATGCTCATTTCAGAATTGGAAGCAAGGAAATCAAACAGGTAGATACTGTCACGTTCGGTTGCTACAAGCGTTCTGTTTTCGATCACATCGGTTATTTTGACGAGGAGCTTTTGCGTAATCAGGATGATGAGTTCAATGCAAGACTTACCAAAAATCAGGGAACGATTTACCTCATTCCGGATATTGAAGTGACTTATTTTACAAGAGCGACCGTTTCATCTGTGATGAAAATGTTTTATCAATATGGGTTTTTCAAACCACTTGTTTCTTTGAAAATTGGTCGCCCGACAACACTCCGTCAATTGGTGCCATTCCTCTTTGTAGTTTTTATTATTTCTTCCCTTGGACTTGGATTTTTATCATCCCTGTTCTGGAAGTTTTTAGGAGCTGTTCTGTTGCTTCATCTTTTTCTGGGAATTGTTTTTGGATTGAAAATCGTTGGCAAAACCAAACAGCCGGGTTTATTGATTTATCTGCCATGGCTGTTCTTTCTGATCCAAACTTCTTATGGATGGGGATACATTCGGGGTATAGTCAAATTCATTATTTTCCGGCAAAGGATTCAGGGAGTTGGAAGTACAAGATGAAGTGCTGATTTTTAATACTTTGTATTGACCGGAATTGTAAGAATTACATCTATACTTCATCGGTAAATTGTACTTTCGTGGGCTTGAATATCAAAGCATAAAATTGGGTTATTGACGCCCGGTTTTTAAGGGAAATATGCAGAAATATCATTCATTCGCTTTTGTATTGGAAAAATCTGAGGTCAGATGAACAGGATTTTGAACCGCACAGGAAATCCTACTGATGTCCTGATTTTTGCTATAGCTTTCTGTATCCCAATGTGGCCTCTGGGGACCAGCATCCTGACATTGCTCTGGCTTGCCGTTTCCATCATCACACTAAAACCCTCATCCTTTCTTGAAGAGCTGAAGTCAAAACCATTTGTCCTGATTTTCATTGGCTTTTTTTCTGATGCATGTGATAGGTTTGATCTGGACAGTAAATGTGAGTCATGGATTCAAGGAAATTCAGGATGATCTCAATCTGCTCATCTTTCCATTGCTCTTCGCGGCTCATCGACCAAAACCCGGATCATTTCCATTCATTAAAAACGGATTTATTGCAGGAACTTTCGTTGCAACCTTATTTTGTTTTCTCCACGGAATTTATTTTTTCATAAGCACCGGTGATTCCGGACATATGTTTTATGCATTGTTTTCCGCATTTCTGCATCCAACATATTACGGAATGATTCTCATCGTTTCCTGTATGTTTCTCATTCAGGATTTGTTTTACCCTCAGACAGGAGAAATAAAACCGCGTTGGTTTATTATCTCTGCATTTGTTCTGGAAATTGCCGCGATGAGTTTGCTTTCTTCAAGAATCGTCTACCTGGTAGCCTTTGCATTATTTGGATATTTCGTTCTCGCTGCCTTCCTGACGGGTAACAAAGCAATCTTTAAGAACAAAATGTTTATTGCATTGACAGTCTTATCAGCAGTCTTTTTCTACTCAAGTATTTCTCTGAACAACAGGTTTGGTCAGGTTTCGGATGCGATCAGTAATCTTGGAACAGAAAAGAAGGAGAACATGGTTTCATCAGATTCTCTCGTTTACAATAGTTCCACCATCCGTCTCGCGCAATTTCGATACAGCATGGAAATCCTGAAAGATCATTGGTTTTTAGGAGTGGGAACGGGAGATTCAAGGGATGAATTGACAAAATTGTACGAACATCACAACGATGTGTATGCGCTCGAACATTTCAGAAATCCACACAGTTCTTATTTTCATACCTGGCTGATGATTGGAATACCCGGTTTGTTGCTGCTCCTGGCATCCATCCTTGTTCCGTATTTCCAGAGTGTAAAAAATCGTTTTTATCTGTATCAGGGTTTTCTCGCCTTGATATTCATCACAGGTTTTACGGATATTATCAGTCATGCCACACTTGGAGCATTTTATGCATTTATGAATTCAATGTTGTATTGTTGGGGAAGCTATATGATTAAAACCAGGAACAAAGCATCATGATCCGTAGATTTTCTCTCTTCCTAAATTTTTTATCCAGAATATTCCTGGTGTATGGAATAGGCTTCGTTTTATTTTTTCTTTCCAGATATTTTTATTTCCAACATGTCATAAGTGAACAGGATGGAATTATTTCATCCTCGATGATCACGAAAGCATATCTGACTGGAGTAAGATTTGATTCGGTAGTTCTGGGATACGCGCTCGTATTGCCGGTCGTCCTTGCTTTGATCGGTCTGTTTATAAGGAAGGAAAATTATTATAAGGGAACTTATCGATTCACTGCTAAGTTTCTTTCTGTACTGTTTCCCTTGTTTACATTCATTCTGATTGTCGATTATTATTATTACGAATATTTCCAGTCACACATCAACATTCTGATCTTTGGATTTTTCCAGGACGATACCGGCGCTGTGCTGCAGTCGGTGTGGAGCGATTATCCGCTGGTCAGAGTATTGCTCGGACTTGCATTGATCATTTTCGCGTTCCGTTTTCTCTTTAAAAGAATCTTCCGGTTTCCCGCAAAGCCTAAGGAATTTCAAATTGTATCATCCGTTGCATTGATTCTCGTTCTGCTTGCACTTTTTTTCTCAGGCATGCGGGCATCTTTCGGAACTTTTCCTGTTCAAATCGACGACGCGAATATTTCGGATAATGCAAAACTCAACCTGATTCCGGTTAATGGTGTCTTTGCATTAAAGGAAGCCCTGAGTGTCGCGACTATTCAAAACAAACTGAAGGAGTTTGATGAAGAGATCGAAGCCATCATGTATACTGATCCGGTGAAATCTTACCGGGATTATTTCGGGGAACAGACTGATACGACATACATGAATCGGTTTTTCAGTGTTACGGATACCAATTCTTTTGTAGAGAAGCATCCTCCGAATGTTGTTTTTTTCCTGATGGAAAGTCTGAGCAATAACAACCTCTTTTTACATTCTTCCCAACTAAATGTGTTAGGGAAACTTGAAAAGCATTTCCATGAAGATATTGTTTTCAGAAAATTTCTTCCATGTCAGAACGGAACCATCAACAGTCTGGAAGGAATCATGGTGAACACACCGATTACTTCTCTGGCTCAATCCAAATACTGTACGATTCCTTATACATCCAGTGTCGCAAGACCATTTAAGGAAAACGGTTACACGACAACATTTGTAACAGGAGGGAAGCTCAACTGGAGAAACATCAACACCTTTATTCCACATCAGGGTTTTGATATAGTGGAAGGAGACGCGAATATCAAAACAGAAAATCCAAAGACAAAGGAATGCGAATGGGGAGTTTACGACGAATATTTATTCGAACATGTTTTTAATAAACTGAAAAACGCGGCGGGCAAACCTCAGATGATTTTTGCACTCACAACGACCAATCATACACCTTTTCATCTACCGGAAACGTATACTCCTTATCCCGTTCAATTGACAGATTCCATCCGGAAAATCCTCAAAGTAGACGAGGTGATGGCCCGGAAAAATCTGACCAATCTTCAGTATTCCAATGATTGTCTTGGCCGTTTCCTCGATGAACTGAAATCATCTCCGTTTGCCGAAAATACCATAGTCATTGCAACCGGAGATCACAACAATCTCATGCTTTTTGATTTCAGGGAAAGTCAGGGTTATTACAAACTCAGTGTACCGATGATTCTTTATGCTCCTAAAACTTATCTCAGCAAATCGCAAATTGATACATCCCGCTGGGGATCGCACAAAGACATTTTCCCCACATTATACAATCTTGCTTTATCACATACAAAGTATTTTGACGGAGGTACCGATCTTTTGCAAAAGACAGCTGTAAAATCAAAATTTTTCGCTGTGGATTTGATGTCCTATCTGGCAATCGATGATTATGGTGCTGTTCGTTTCAGCAGTAAACCTCAGTATTATCAATGGTCCAATCCCTATAATTTTTCAAAAACACAAAGTCCAGATCCGAGACAACTCCTGCTGATGGTAAAAGCCCGTTCTTATTTTTCATCATTTTACCATTACATTCGCAGGGAATCTGAATCGGAAAAGAAGTAGTAAATTTGCAAACCTTAAAAATCCCTATGATTCCATTTTCTCCGCCCAGGATCGATCAGAAAATCATTGATGAAGTAGTGGCGGCGCTGCGTTCCGGCTGGATTACAACCGGACCCAGAACAAAATTATTTGAAAAGAATCTGGCGGCTTACTTTGGCTGTCCTGCGGTACTTTGTCTGAATTCCGCTACAGCCGGTCTCGAGCTGATGCTTCGCTGGTTTGGAGTAAAAGAAGGGGATGAGGTAATTTTACCTGCATATACCTATTCAGCCACTGCCAATGTGATCGTGCATTGTGGTGCCCGTCCGGTTTTTGTGGATGTGAAACCGGATTTTAATATCGATCCGGAGGCGATCCGAAAAGCGATTACTCCGCGAACCAAAGTAATTATGCCTGTAGATTTCGGCGGCTGGCCTTGCGATTATAAAACAATCAATGCTTTAGTTGCTGAAGACGGTATTCGCAAACAATTTGTACCGGATTCTGCTGTTCAAAAATTGTTGGGAAGGATTCTTGTTCTTTCGGATGCTGCTCACTCGATAGGTGCATCCGTCAATGGAAAGAAAACAGGTTCCCTCACGGATATTTCCGTGTTTTCATTTCATGCGGTGAAGAATCTGACCACCGCGGAAGGCGGAGCAGTGGCTCTGAATTTGCCTGCACCATTCGACAATGCATCGATCTACTCTGAACTCTGCGTGAAATCGCTGCATGGCCAGAACAAAGACGCGCTCGCGAAAATGCAGAAGGGAAACTGGCGCTACGATATCGTGGAAGCAGGTTACAAGATGAACATGACGGATATTCTCGCCGCGATTGGTCTGGTTGAACTTGAGCGTTATGATGCGGACACTCTTGTGAAGAGAAAACAAATTTGCGATCAGTACTCGAAAGCTCTTGCAACAAAACCATGGGCGATTCTCCCGGTACAGAAAACTTCCGAAGCGGAATCATCATACCATCTGTATGCCTTGCGCATCAAAGGAATTGATGAGGTAAAAAGAGATCGCATCATGCAGAAAATTTTCGATCAGGATGTTTCTGTAAATGTGCATTTCATTCCGGTACCAATGATGTCCTTTTACAAAGGGATGGGTTACAAGATCAGCGATTATCCTGAAACCTATTCGTTATATAAAAATGAAATTTCCTTACCTGTATATTATGATCTGAGCCCCGATCAAACAGACACCGTTGTGCAGGCTTTTATCTATGCTGTTGAATCTGAAATAAACTAAGACAATGAAAAATATCTTACTCATTAGTGCTTTCCTTTTAATCACCTGTGGATTGTTGGCTCAAACGCCTGCAAAGGACTATGTTCCCCGCTCAAAAGACATTCTTGATTTAATGAAGCAAAAGGAATTCGGGAAAATTGCTTTGCAATTCGACAGCAGTGTTTCCAATCGTCTTGACTCAGCAAAGCTTGCCGGTGTGTGGGACAGAATGGTAGCAACTGCCGGTCCTTTGAAAGGTGTGGACAGTATTTCCACCGATCACCAGGAGAATTACGATGTCGTAATTCAACATTGTGTTTTCGAAAAAAAGAAAATTGATTTCAAGTTGGTTTATGGCTTGAATGAAAAGATTAAAGGAATATTTTTCCTTCCTGTAGATATTAAAGTGCATTATGAATTTCCTCCTTACTACA of the Bacteroidota bacterium genome contains:
- a CDS encoding sulfatase-like hydrolase/transferase, whose product is MIRRFSLFLNFLSRIFLVYGIGFVLFFLSRYFYFQHVISEQDGIISSSMITKAYLTGVRFDSVVLGYALVLPVVLALIGLFIRKENYYKGTYRFTAKFLSVLFPLFTFILIVDYYYYEYFQSHINILIFGFFQDDTGAVLQSVWSDYPLVRVLLGLALIIFAFRFLFKRIFRFPAKPKEFQIVSSVALILVLLALFFSGMRASFGTFPVQIDDANISDNAKLNLIPVNGVFALKEALSVATIQNKLKEFDEEIEAIMYTDPVKSYRDYFGEQTDTTYMNRFFSVTDTNSFVEKHPPNVVFFLMESLSNNNLFLHSSQLNVLGKLEKHFHEDIVFRKFLPCQNGTINSLEGIMVNTPITSLAQSKYCTIPYTSSVARPFKENGYTTTFVTGGKLNWRNINTFIPHQGFDIVEGDANIKTENPKTKECEWGVYDEYLFEHVFNKLKNAAGKPQMIFALTTTNHTPFHLPETYTPYPVQLTDSIRKILKVDEVMARKNLTNLQYSNDCLGRFLDELKSSPFAENTIVIATGDHNNLMLFDFRESQGYYKLSVPMILYAPKTYLSKSQIDTSRWGSHKDIFPTLYNLALSHTKYFDGGTDLLQKTAVKSKFFAVDLMSYLAIDDYGAVRFSSKPQYYQWSNPYNFSKTQSPDPRQLLLMVKARSYFSSFYHYIRRESESEKK
- a CDS encoding DegT/DnrJ/EryC1/StrS aminotransferase family protein translates to MIPFSPPRIDQKIIDEVVAALRSGWITTGPRTKLFEKNLAAYFGCPAVLCLNSATAGLELMLRWFGVKEGDEVILPAYTYSATANVIVHCGARPVFVDVKPDFNIDPEAIRKAITPRTKVIMPVDFGGWPCDYKTINALVAEDGIRKQFVPDSAVQKLLGRILVLSDAAHSIGASVNGKKTGSLTDISVFSFHAVKNLTTAEGGAVALNLPAPFDNASIYSELCVKSLHGQNKDALAKMQKGNWRYDIVEAGYKMNMTDILAAIGLVELERYDADTLVKRKQICDQYSKALATKPWAILPVQKTSEAESSYHLYALRIKGIDEVKRDRIMQKIFDQDVSVNVHFIPVPMMSFYKGMGYKISDYPETYSLYKNEISLPVYYDLSPDQTDTVVQAFIYAVESEIN